In the Triticum dicoccoides isolate Atlit2015 ecotype Zavitan unplaced genomic scaffold, WEW_v2.0 scaffold114035, whole genome shotgun sequence genome, one interval contains:
- the LOC119343056 gene encoding uncharacterized protein LOC119343056 — protein sequence MAMAGPSTTLPPPSPEKAVDVLPVDSLLNILRRLSLADLLRAALACHRWRRLAARCLPRTAPLLGHFFHTTATGLPPLLHTASKDTVIDAPAVFAPLDASAPNLSLDFAPEASRFVLHDCHQGLLLLEPLASLPKGILPRLLVIDPATRRRVLLPPPPRDTVPDDHRWRSCRHYVGSGLLSRAHQSKLCFEVVCISIDGGHPRAWVASVDDGQCRWRALPRTTEVEVSFDPWWFESRCVHAAGKLYWHICNSGRVLSLDPSTLHFSYLLAPKEMPSFGKFRVGETPDDGRLCIATVEDQLLRVWVRGETRWSDDGWYLEREMNLTKVYDSVPGLPKDKCLRIFSVWLSDMDAGRTGKLFIRTMGYGRYSLHLDTAKIERLHTKHGKEYGHPMCAYFHAWPPAFLAPEN from the coding sequence ATGGCGATGGCCGGACCGTCCACCACTCTccctccgccgtcgccggagaaggCGGTCGATGTCCTCCCCGTGGACAGCCTCCTCAACATTCTCCGTCGCCTCTCCCTCGCCGACCTTCTCCGTGCCGCCCTCGCCTGCCACCGCTGGCGCCGCCTCGCCGCACGCTGCCTCCCCCGCACCGCCCCTCTCCTCGGCCACTTCTTCCACACCACAGCCACCGGTTTGCCGCCGCTCCTGCACACGGCATCCAAGGACACCGTCATCGACGCCCCCGCGGTCTTCGCTCCCCTCGACGCCTCCGCACCGAACCTCTCCCTCGACTTCGCTCCGGAGGCCTCCCGCTTCGTGCTCCACGACTGCCACCAAGGCCTCCTGCTTCTCGAACCGCTCGCGTCGCTTCCCAAGGGGATCCTCCCACGCCTCCTCGTCATCGACCCGGCCACCCGCCGCCGCGTGCTCCTCCCGCCGCCACCGCGCGACACGGTGCCCGACGACCACCGCTGGCGCAGCTGCAGGCACTACGTCGGCTCCGGGCTTCTCTCCCGCGCGCACCAGAGCAAGCTCTGCTTCGAGGTCGTCTGCATCTCCATCGACGGCGGGCACCCCCGCGCCTGGGTCGCGTCCGTCGACGACGGCCAGTGCCGCTGGCGCGCGCTCCCGCGGACCACGGAGGTGGAGGTCAGCTTCGACCCCTGGTGGTTCGAGTCGCGCTGCGTGCACGCCGCCGGGAAGCTCTACTGGCATATCTGCAACTCCGGCCGCGTGCTCTCGCTGGACCCTTCCACACTGCACTTCTCTTACCTGCTGGCGCCGAAGGAGATGCCCAGCTTCGGCAAGTTCCGCGTCGGGGAGACGCCGGACGACGGGCGGCTGTGCATCGCGACCGTGGAGGACCAGCTGCTGCGGGTCTGGGTGCGTGGGGAGACCAGGTGGAGCGACGATGGGTGGTATCTGGAGAGGGAGATGAATCTTACCAAGGTGTACGACTCGGTGCCGGGCCTGCCCAAGGACAAGTGCCTCAGGATCTTCAGTGTTTGGCTCAGCGACATGGACGCGGGGCGTACCGGCAAGTTGTTCATCAGAACCATGGGGTATGGGCGCTACTCCTTACATCTGGACACGGCCAAGATCGAGCGCCTGCACACCAAACATGGCAAGGAGTACGGCCACCCGATGTGCGCCTACTTCCACGCGTGGCCGCCTGCCTTCCTCGCTCCAGAGAACTGA